The following are encoded together in the Phaseolus vulgaris cultivar G19833 chromosome 9, P. vulgaris v2.0, whole genome shotgun sequence genome:
- the LOC137821120 gene encoding thioredoxin H-type 2-like, with protein sequence MAEEGQVIGVHTVSAWNEHLKKGEESKKLIVVDFTASWCGPCRFIAPILAEIAKKLPHVTFLKVDVDELESVSTEWKVEAMPTFLFLKEGKLVDKVVGAKKDELQLAIAKHATSGGGAESSI encoded by the exons atggCTGAAGAGGGACAAGTTATTGGTGTCCACACCGTTAGTGCGTGGAATGAACATCTCAAGAAGGGAGAAGAATCTAAAAAACTG ATTGTGGTGGACTTTACTGCTTCTTGGTGCGGTCCATGCCGATTCATTGCTCCAATTCTGGCGGAGATTGCTAAAAAGCTTCCCCATGTGACCTTTCTCAAGGTGGATGTGGATGAACTGGAG TCTGTTTCAACAGAGTGGAAGGTGGAGGCTATGCCAACCTTCTTGTTCTTGAAAGAGGGAAAGCTGGTGGACAAGGTTGTGGGAGCCAAGAAAGATGAGCTGCAACTGGCAATAGCCAAACATGCAACCAGTGGTGGTGGTGCAGAAAGTTCCATATGA
- the LOC137821121 gene encoding cysteine proteinase COT44, whose product MKLFFSLIILFTLYLPFASASDTSDLFERWCKEHAKTYSSEEEKRYRFHVFEDNYAFVSQHNRNANDNNSTYTLSLNAFADLTHHEFKTSRLGFSPSLLRFKRVQNQQPRHLLHNPSQIDWRQSGAVTPVKDQASCGACWAFSATGAIEGINKIVTGSLESLSEQELVDCDTSYNSGCEGGLMDYAYQFVIDNKGIDTEDDYPYQARQRPCNKDKLKRHIVTIDDYVDLPPNEEELLKAVASQPVSVGICGSERAFQLYSQGIFSGPCSTSLDHAVLIVGYGSENGVDYWIVKNSWGKYWGMEGYIHMIRNTGDPKGICGINTLASYPIKTKPNPPPPPAPVRCNLFTHCSEGETCCCAKSFLGICFSWKCCGLTSAVCCKDKRHCCPRDYPICDTEKSQCLKITNGTTTITSGNKDISNKPRGWKSN is encoded by the exons ATGAAATTGTTCTTCTCTCTCATCATCCTATTCACGCTTTACTTGCCTTTCGCCTCTGCCTCCGACACCTCCGATCTGTTCGAAAGGTGGTGCAAGGAACACGCCAAAACCTATTCTTCCGAGGAAGAGAAACGCTACAGGTTCCATGTGTTCGAGGACAACTATGCCTTTGTCTCCCAACACAACCGCAACGCGAATGATAACAATTCCACCTACACCCTCTCCCTCAACGCTTTCGCCGATCTCACCCACCATGAATTTAAAACCTCACGCCTTGGTTTTTCCCCTTCCTTGCTTCGATTCAAGCGTGTTCAGAATCAACAACCCCGTCACCTTCTACACAATCCTTCTCAGATCGATTGGAGACAGAGCGGCGCTGTTACACCCGTCAAAGACCAAGCAAGCTGCG GTGCATGTTGGGCGTTCTCGGCTACTGGTGCAATTGAAGGTATAAATAAGATTGTTACTGGGTCTCTTGAAAGCCTTTCTGAACAAGAATTGGTAGATTGTGATACATCCTACAACAGTGGTTGTGAAGGTGGACTAATGGATTATGCGTACCAATTTGTCATTGACAACAAAGGGATTGATACTGAAGATGATTATCCATACCAAGCTCGGCAACGGCCCTGCAATAAGGACAAG TTAAAAAGGCACATTGTTACAATTGATGATTATGTTGATTTGCCTCCGAACGAGGAAGAGCTACTAAAGGCTGTTGCTTCACAGCCTGTAAGTGTAGGCATATGTGGTAGTGAAAGAGCTTTCCAGTTGTACTCACAG GGTATCTTCTCCGGACCATGTTCAACTTCTTTGGATCATGCAGTACTGATCGTAGGATATGGTTCGGAAAATGGAGTTGATTATTGGATTGTAAAGAACTCGTGGGGAAAATATTGGGGAATGGAAGGTTACATACACATGATACGGAACACCGGCGATCCCAAAGGGATATGTGGAATCAACACATTAGCTTCATATCCTATCAAGACCAAGCCCAATCCTCCTCCTCCCCCAGCTCCTGTAAGATGTAATCTGTTCACTCACTGTTCAGAAGGAGAAACATGTTGTTGTGCCAAGAGCTTTCTTGGAATATGCTTTTCTTGGAAATGCTGTGGCTTAACTTCTGCTGTGTGTTGCAAAGACAAGCGGCATTGTTGCCCCCGTGATTATCCAATTTGTGATACAGAAAAAAGCCAATGTTTAAAG ATTACAAATGGGACGACAACGATCACATCCGGAAATAAAGATATCTCCAACAAGCCAAGAGGTTGGAAATCTAATTGA
- the LOC137821119 gene encoding beta-galactosidase 5-like codes for METITISVSKLLTLFFTLLFVGSQLIHCNVTYDRKSLLIKGQRRILISGSIHYPRSTPDMWEDLIRKAKHGGLDVIDTYVFWDVHEPSPGNYNFEGRYDLVRFIKTVQKVGLYANLRIGPYVCAEWNFGGIPVWLKYVPGISFRTDNEPFKAAMQGFTQKIVQMMKSEKLFQSQGGPIILSQIENEYGPESRAMGAAGRAYLNWAASMAVGLGTGVPWVMCKQNDAPDPVINSCNGFYCDDFTPNKPYKPSMWTESWSGWFTDFGGPIHQRPVQDLSFAVARFIQQGGSYVNYYMYHGGTNFGRSAGGPFITTSYDYDAPIDEYGLIRQPKYSHLKELHRAIKRCEHALVSSDPTVASLGNLQQAHVYSSGTGTCAAFLANYNAKSAATVTFNNRNYDLPPWSISILPDCKTDVFNTAKVKVQTSQVKMLPYNTKLFSWESYDEDLSSLAESSRITSPGLLEQLNVTRDSSDYLWYITSIDISSSETFLRDGQKPSINVQSAGHAVHVFVNGQFSGSAFGTREQRSCTFNGPVDLHAGTNKIALLSVTVGLPNVGRHYETWETGITGPVMLHGLDQGQKDLTWNKWSYKVGLRGEDMNLVSPNGVSSVDWVQESQGTQSRSQLKWYKAYFDAPGGKEPLALDLESMGKGQVWINRQSIGRYWMAYAKGDCNSCTYSGAFRPVKCQLGCGQPTQRWYHVPRSWLKPTKNLIVVFEELGGNPWKISLVKRMVHTPAVHGQ; via the exons ATGGAAACCATTACCATTTCAGTTTCCAAGTTACTGACATTGTTTTTCACTCTCTTGTTTGTGGGGTCTCAGCTGATACACTGCAATGTCACCTACGACAGAAAGTCTCTTCTCATCAAAGGCCAAAGGAGAATCCTCATTTCTGGCTCCATCCACTATCCCAGAAGCACCCCTGAT ATGTGGGAGGATCTAATTAGGAAAGCCAAACATGGAGGCCTTGATGTCATAGACACTTATGTCTTCTGGGATGTCCATGAACCATCTCCTGGCAAT TATAATTTTGAAGGAAGGTATGATCTAGTACGGTTTATTAAGACGGTGCAGAAGGTGGGACTTTATGCCAACCTTCGAATTGGACCTTACGTGTGCGCTGAGTGGAACTTTGG AGGAATTCCTGTATGGTTGAAGTATGTTCCTGGTATAAGCTTTAGAACGGATAATGAGCCTTTCAAG GCAGCAATGCAAGGTTTCACGCAGAAAATTGTCCAGATGATGAAGAGTGAGAAGTTGTTTCAGTCTCAGGGTGGTCCAATAATTCTCTCTCAG ATTGAGAATGAGTACGGACCAGAGAGCAGGGCAATGGGAGCTGCTGGTCGTGCATACTTAAACTGGGCTGCAAGCATGGCTGTTGGATTGGGGACAGGAGTGCCCTGGGTGATGTGCAAGCAAAATGATGCCCCAGATCCTGTG ATCAATTCATGTAATGGTTTTTACTGTGATGATTTCACTCCAAATAAACCTTACAAGCCTAGCATGTGGACTGAGTCTTGGAGTGGCTG GTTTACAGATTTTGGTGGCCCAATTCACCAGCGACCGGTTCAGGATCTATCATTTGCAGTTGCTCGTTTCATTCAACAGGGTGGCTCATATGTGAATTATTACATG TATCATGGAGGAACTAACTTTGGACGATCAGCTGGAGGCCCATTCATTACTACAAGCTATGACTATGACGCTCCAATTGATGAATATG GTTTGATCAGGCAACCAAAATATAGTCACTTGAAGGAGCTTCATAGAGCTATCAAGCGGTGTGAACATGCTTTGGTTTCTTCGGATCCCACAGTTGCATCGTTAGGAAATCTACAGCAG GCTCATGTATACTCTTCAGGTACTGGAACGTGTGCAGCTTTTCTAGCAAACTATAATGCAAAGTCTGCTGCCACGGTGACATTCAATAACAGGAACTATGATTTACCTCCTTGGTCCATAAGCATCCTTCCTGATTGCAAAACTGATGTATTTAATACTGCAAAA GTGAAAGTTCAAACTTCACAGGTAAAAATGCTTCCTTACAATACTAAGTTGTTCTCATGGGAGAGCTATGATGAAGATCTATCTTCTCTGGCCGAGAGTTCAAGGATTACATCTCCTGGACTCTTAGAACAACTCAATGTTACCAGGGACAGCAGTGACTACCTATGGTACATAACCAG CATTGACATAAGTTCATCAGAAACCTTTCTTCGAGATGGACAAAAACCCAGCATTAACGTGCAGTCTGCAGGACATGCTGTTCATGTGTTCGTTAATGGGCAATTTTCAG GGTCGGCTTTTGGGACAAGGGAGCAGAGAAGTTGCACATTTAATGGACCTGTAGATCTCCACGCTGGAACAAATAAAATTGCTCTTCTCAGCGTGACTGTTGGATTACCT AATGTTGGTCGGCATTATGAAACATGGGAGACAGGGATCACTGGTCCAGTTATGCTACATGGTCTTGACCAGGGACAGAAAGATTTAACATGGAATAAGTGGTCATATAAG GTTGGCCTAAGAGGAGAGGATATGAATTTGGTGTCTCCCAATGGAGTCTCGTCTGTTGATTGGGTCCAAGAATCACAAGGTACACAAAGTCGGTCGCAATTGAAATGGTACAAG GCATATTTTGATGCACCCGGCGGAAAGGAACCACTGGCTCTGGACCTAGAAAGCATGGGTAAGGGTCAAGTATGGATCAACAGGCAGAGCATAGGGAGATATTGGATGGCTTATGCAAAGGGTGATTGTAATTCTTGCACATATTCTGGGGCCTTTCGCCCTGTAAAGTGCCAACTTGGTTGTGGCCAACCCACTCAACGATG GTATCACGTTCCAAGGTCCTGGCTGAAGCCAACGAAGAACTTGATAGTAGTGTTTGAAGAATTAGGCGGAAATCCATGGAAAATATCTTTGGTGAAGAGAATGGTACATACTCCGGCAGTTCATGGGCAGTGA
- the LOC137821122 gene encoding uncharacterized protein, with product MAFPQLIPSPSSYSLPHKPSLNPITLSLNPKSPTSPHHLNLAVLRHRCRKPNSTLRCSASSFSEKHHTNSPNSDDVVELPLFPLPLVLFPGAILPLQIFEFRYRIMMHTLLHTDLRFGVIYTDAVSGTAAVGCVGEVIKHESLVDDRFFLICKGQERFRVNSLVRTKPYLVAQVTWLEDRPSPSTDLDLDGLATEVETYMRDVIRLSNRLGGKPEKEVGDLRRNLFPTPFSFFVGSTFEGAPREQQALLELEDTAARLTREKETLKNTLNYLTAASAVKDVFPSSSSSS from the coding sequence ATGGCATTCCCGCAGCTTatcccttctccttcttcttaTTCTTTACCTCACAAACCCTCCTTAAACCCTATAACACtctccctaaaccctaaatccccAACCTCTCCGCACCATCTCAATCTCGCCGTTCTCCGCCACCGCTGCCGGAAGCCTAATTCCACTCTCCGCTGCTCCGCGTCTTCCTTCTCCGAGAAGCACCACACGAACTCCCCCAACTCCGATGATGTCGTTGAGCTTCCTCTCTTCCCTCTCCCTCTGGTCCTTTTCCCCGGTGCCATCCTCCCCTTGCAGATCTTCGAGTTCCGCTACCGCATCATGATGCACACACTCCTCCACACAGACCTCCGCTTCGGCGTCATCTATACCGACGCTGTCTCCGGTACCGCCGCCGTCGGTTGCGTCGGCGAAGTCATCAAGCATGAGAGCCTCGTGGATGACCGTTTCTTCCTCATCTGCAAGGGCCAGGAGCGCTTCCGCGTGAACAGTTTGGTCCGTACGAAACCGTATCTGGTCGCGCAGGTGACGTGGCTCGAGGACCGGCCATCTCCCTCCACCGACCTTGATCTGGACGGTCTCGCCACCGAGGTGGAGACCTACATGAGGGACGTTATCCGGTTATCCAACCGGTTGGGAGGGAAACCGGAGAAGGAGGTTGGGGATTTGAGAAGAAACCTGTTTCCAACGCCGTTCTCGTTCTTCGTTGGGAGCACCTTCGAGGGCGCGCCAAGGGAGCAACAAGCCCTGCTTGAATTGGAGGACACCGCGGCCAGATTGACGAGGGAGAAGGAAACATTGAAGAACACTCTCAATTACCTCACTGCTGCTTCTGCTGTTAAAGATGTTTTTCCCTCTTCTTCCAGTTCTTCTTGA